A region from the Bradyrhizobium erythrophlei genome encodes:
- a CDS encoding ATP-binding protein: MQSATSNRAVADAPPATSLASDDSEVSFGPFRLIPSRRLLLHGDTPLRIGSRAYGVLLALVENAGQVVSKETLMLRAWGRVHVEECNLRTAIANLRRALKASTGHVYVATDQRRGYRFVAPVTFASVSALRRGLRTPLSKIVGRDDEIVRLLDDISCHRLITVVGPGGIGKTTVALSAGNLALSRKLISEAVLVDLSTVEDPNLVPDAIRVSLGIGRQTNDPIKDIETLLSNRRFLIVLDGCEKIVAAVADAAESVLAVAPNAKVLATSREPLRADGERIHRLGPLAMPDSSYLGSIQTQNFASVELFADRAAARVRGFELTEATAPIVARICRQLDGIPLAIELAASRLDAFDLPILTELLDGHFSLHMLGRVTALPRHRTLAASLDWSFDTLTDEESIVFRRLSVFQGPFGFDAAREIVSDDQLASGDVSSIIARLSAKSIISTGTGHAQGKHLLLSVTRTYALGKLEQSGEKNIVLERLARFREGMSKQDGIGA; encoded by the coding sequence ATGCAATCGGCAACTTCCAATCGGGCAGTGGCCGACGCTCCCCCAGCGACGAGCTTAGCCTCCGACGACAGCGAGGTGTCCTTTGGGCCGTTTCGGCTTATTCCATCTCGCCGGCTGTTGCTGCACGGCGACACACCGTTACGCATCGGCTCTCGGGCCTACGGCGTCTTGCTCGCGCTTGTCGAAAATGCCGGCCAAGTTGTGAGCAAAGAGACGTTGATGCTCCGGGCTTGGGGCCGCGTCCACGTTGAAGAGTGCAACCTCCGGACAGCGATCGCCAACCTTCGCCGCGCGCTTAAGGCCAGCACCGGGCATGTTTATGTGGCAACTGATCAGCGACGAGGATATCGCTTCGTAGCGCCTGTGACATTCGCGAGCGTATCGGCCTTACGCCGCGGTCTTCGAACACCGCTTTCAAAAATTGTTGGTCGTGACGATGAGATAGTTCGTCTTCTAGATGACATCAGTTGTCATCGACTCATTACTGTCGTTGGTCCTGGGGGTATCGGGAAGACCACGGTCGCGCTATCCGCTGGGAATTTGGCGCTAAGCCGTAAATTGATCAGCGAGGCGGTTCTTGTCGATCTGTCAACGGTCGAGGATCCGAACCTCGTCCCCGACGCGATCCGAGTTTCACTCGGTATCGGCCGTCAGACCAATGATCCCATAAAAGATATAGAAACGTTACTGTCGAATCGCCGATTCTTGATTGTGCTTGACGGCTGCGAGAAGATAGTCGCGGCAGTTGCAGATGCGGCCGAGAGTGTCTTAGCTGTGGCGCCGAATGCTAAAGTGCTCGCGACCAGTCGAGAACCACTTCGGGCCGATGGTGAAAGAATTCATCGGCTCGGTCCCTTGGCGATGCCAGATAGTTCATATTTGGGATCCATCCAGACGCAAAATTTTGCATCTGTTGAGCTGTTTGCTGACCGGGCCGCGGCGCGCGTGAGGGGCTTCGAACTCACCGAGGCAACCGCTCCGATTGTCGCCAGGATCTGCAGGCAGCTTGACGGGATTCCATTGGCAATCGAACTGGCGGCAAGCCGGCTGGACGCCTTCGATCTGCCGATCTTAACCGAACTACTTGATGGCCATTTTAGCCTGCACATGCTCGGGCGCGTAACGGCGCTCCCGCGTCATCGAACGCTGGCTGCGTCTCTGGATTGGAGCTTCGATACGCTGACAGACGAGGAAAGTATTGTATTTCGGCGATTGTCGGTATTTCAAGGACCGTTCGGTTTCGATGCTGCCCGCGAGATCGTCAGTGACGATCAACTTGCATCGGGCGACGTGAGCAGCATCATCGCTCGCCTGTCGGCGAAGTCGATCATCTCAACCGGTACCGGTCATGCGCAAGGTAAACACCTCCTTCTCAGCGTCACCCGAACCTACGCGTTAGGAAAACTCGAACAGAGCGGGGAAAAGAATATTGTTCTCGAGCGTCTTGCCAGATTTAGGGAAGGTATGTCGAAGCAGGACGGCATTGGAGCATAG
- a CDS encoding LysR substrate-binding domain-containing protein, translated as MRLPDLDIDLLRAFVAVADSGSFTSAAEAVGRSQSAVSQKIRRLEEIVEFPIFERTSRWLALTSAGAQLLLGARRLLDLNDDVIRSLRSPSANGKLRVGICEDFLPLQLSRLLARFLRLHPGVQLDVNTSLTHDLLVAFDAGELDLVIAIRQFQERGRVIWREPMVWFAASDYRLDLTRPLPLVMLRAPCTYREVMFKTLDAVQQSWETACTVSSLAGVQAAVAGGLGVTTLGRSFIQEGMQTLTMPANWPALPMTEIVLIGDDTAEKSLAQPLVSFLLEGLQAPSIL; from the coding sequence ATGCGTTTGCCCGATCTCGACATCGATCTGTTACGCGCCTTCGTTGCCGTCGCTGATTCCGGAAGCTTTACCAGCGCGGCGGAAGCCGTGGGCCGCTCACAGTCGGCGGTAAGCCAGAAGATTCGGAGGCTTGAAGAGATCGTCGAATTTCCAATATTCGAGCGCACGAGTCGCTGGCTCGCTCTCACTAGCGCAGGCGCTCAGCTCTTACTTGGTGCGCGTCGATTGCTGGATCTGAATGACGATGTCATCAGATCGCTTCGTTCCCCGTCTGCTAATGGCAAGTTGCGGGTCGGAATCTGTGAAGATTTTCTTCCTCTGCAGTTATCCCGTCTGTTAGCGCGATTTCTTCGACTTCATCCCGGCGTCCAACTCGACGTAAACACCAGTCTTACCCACGATCTGCTCGTCGCATTCGACGCAGGCGAACTCGATCTCGTTATCGCGATCAGACAGTTCCAGGAGCGTGGGCGAGTTATATGGCGCGAGCCGATGGTATGGTTCGCTGCTTCTGATTATCGCCTCGACCTGACACGGCCACTTCCATTGGTAATGCTCAGAGCCCCCTGCACTTATCGAGAAGTGATGTTCAAAACATTGGATGCTGTACAGCAGTCATGGGAGACCGCCTGTACGGTGAGCAGCTTGGCGGGGGTACAGGCAGCCGTCGCCGGGGGACTGGGCGTCACCACATTGGGCCGCTCGTTTATTCAGGAGGGCATGCAAACCCTGACAATGCCAGCTAACTGGCCGGCATTGCCTATGACTGAGATTGTTCTGATCGGAGATGACACCGCGGAAAAATCGCTAGCGCAACCATTGGTCTCATTCCTATTGGAAGGGCTACAGGCGCCATCAATTCTCTGA
- a CDS encoding L-dopachrome tautomerase-related protein has translation MTRSSAPAVKQLASDRAIGKLEQVFEFHDAMPTGVTVTTDERIFINFPRWGDEVAFTVGEIRDGKVIAYPNAAINIFDPNRPGETLGSVQSVVIDALNRLWILDTAAPKFSTPFAGGAKLIAVDIATDKVVKTIVLSPQTILPTTYINDVRFDLRQGKAGVAYITDSSVSGPGGIIVVDLDSGESWRKLTGHASTSPDPAFIPVVEGERLAVRERGKALAPFNVASDGIAISADGDTLYYCPLSSRHLFSVSTALLRDRSSNDDAVAQSVVDLGEKGASDGLEADDKGRIYAGDYERNSVRQREADGEWKTIAHDPRILWPDTLSVASNGYLYFTANQLHRSAQFNEGKDLRQKPYALFRIKIDAGPVLLKK, from the coding sequence ATGACGAGATCTTCAGCCCCAGCGGTTAAACAGCTAGCTTCCGATCGTGCGATCGGAAAACTTGAACAGGTTTTCGAGTTTCATGACGCGATGCCGACCGGCGTGACGGTCACGACAGATGAGCGAATCTTTATCAATTTTCCACGCTGGGGTGACGAGGTTGCCTTCACCGTTGGTGAGATTAGGGACGGTAAGGTCATTGCGTATCCCAATGCCGCGATCAATATCTTCGACCCGAATCGTCCGGGCGAGACGCTCGGCAGCGTGCAGAGCGTCGTGATCGATGCGCTGAACCGGCTCTGGATTCTAGACACCGCGGCGCCAAAATTCTCGACGCCGTTTGCAGGCGGAGCAAAGTTAATCGCTGTCGATATCGCCACCGACAAAGTAGTCAAGACGATCGTTCTTTCCCCGCAAACCATTTTGCCGACTACTTACATAAACGACGTCCGGTTCGATCTGCGCCAGGGAAAAGCCGGTGTTGCCTATATCACGGATTCGTCGGTCAGCGGTCCCGGCGGGATCATTGTTGTCGATCTCGATAGCGGTGAAAGCTGGCGCAAATTGACTGGGCATGCCTCGACATCGCCTGATCCGGCTTTCATCCCCGTTGTTGAGGGTGAGCGCCTAGCGGTCCGCGAGAGAGGCAAGGCACTAGCGCCGTTCAACGTCGCGTCGGACGGAATTGCAATTTCCGCAGACGGCGACACCCTTTACTACTGCCCACTGTCCAGCCGCCACCTTTTTTCGGTCTCGACCGCCCTTCTACGAGACCGGTCGTCCAATGACGACGCAGTCGCTCAGTCTGTAGTTGATCTAGGTGAAAAGGGCGCGTCTGACGGTCTCGAAGCGGATGACAAAGGGCGAATTTACGCTGGTGACTACGAGCGCAACAGTGTTCGGCAACGTGAGGCCGATGGTGAATGGAAGACCATTGCACACGATCCCAGGATCCTCTGGCCCGATACGTTATCAGTTGCGAGCAATGGTTACCTCTATTTCACCGCTAATCAATTGCATCGCTCGGCGCAGTTCAACGAGGGCAAGGATCTGCGGCAAAAGCCATACGCCCTCTTCCGCATCAAGATTGATGCAGGTCCCGTCCTTCTCAAGAAATGA
- a CDS encoding GlcG/HbpS family heme-binding protein, with amino-acid sequence MIAKTSLVQDKRQLTYAGAAVAIEAAVAKSRQISAPECIAVVDAGGSLLAFARVEGAAVLAQKPSIAKAETSASIGAPTGAIPFEFGINLGSASHGGIVNLGGGLPIVFDGQVVGAIGVGSGTTEQDVAVAQAGRDAVVAALQKEYS; translated from the coding sequence ATGATTGCGAAAACGTCCCTCGTTCAGGACAAACGACAACTGACGTATGCAGGCGCCGCGGTCGCGATCGAGGCGGCGGTCGCGAAATCGAGGCAAATCAGCGCGCCCGAATGTATCGCCGTTGTGGATGCTGGCGGGAGTCTGCTGGCCTTCGCTAGGGTGGAGGGCGCTGCCGTGCTTGCCCAAAAGCCCAGTATTGCGAAAGCAGAGACTTCGGCTTCGATCGGTGCTCCTACCGGTGCGATTCCGTTCGAATTCGGGATCAATCTCGGCTCCGCCAGCCATGGAGGCATTGTCAATCTGGGCGGCGGACTTCCAATAGTCTTTGACGGTCAGGTTGTCGGTGCCATTGGTGTTGGCTCGGGAACGACGGAACAGGACGTCGCCGTGGCGCAAGCAGGACGTGACGCCGTCGTAGCTGCGCTGCAGAAGGAGTACAGCTAA
- a CDS encoding cupin domain-containing protein — MRYHLGIILATVLAPYAAVAQDGPARALSAAPAVTDAPGKGTQPIPSGHSAILPSLYELSAQPIEQISPLVQRQYLNGTQSTLVKWTVKKGGVFPLHHHSNEQITWITEGRCEVVSQNRKFVMSAGMVLVIPPNTPHEFVCTEDTIDIDFFAPQRQDWIDGAPSIAATAK, encoded by the coding sequence ATGCGATACCATCTGGGTATTATACTAGCCACTGTATTGGCGCCCTATGCGGCTGTGGCGCAGGATGGTCCGGCGCGAGCCCTGTCCGCAGCGCCAGCGGTAACTGATGCACCAGGAAAAGGCACGCAGCCGATTCCCAGCGGCCACTCCGCAATACTGCCATCTCTCTACGAGCTCAGTGCCCAGCCGATAGAACAAATCTCGCCGTTGGTGCAACGCCAGTACCTGAATGGCACGCAATCGACGCTCGTGAAGTGGACGGTAAAGAAGGGAGGCGTGTTTCCGCTGCATCACCATTCCAATGAACAGATCACTTGGATTACCGAAGGCCGCTGCGAAGTGGTTTCACAAAACAGAAAGTTCGTGATGTCGGCCGGAATGGTTCTGGTGATCCCGCCAAATACGCCCCACGAGTTCGTCTGCACCGAGGATACTATCGATATCGATTTCTTTGCACCCCAGAGACAGGACTGGATCGATGGCGCTCCATCGATCGCAGCGACAGCGAAGTAA
- a CDS encoding zinc-binding alcohol dehydrogenase family protein, with protein sequence MKAIGYRIPRPIAAEDSLVDLDLPTPLPGALDLRVAVKAVSVNPADVKSRASAVPPKGEARVLGFDAAGVVDSVGSGVTLFQPGDEVFYAGAIDRPGTNCELHLVDERIAGRKPTTLSFSQAAALPLTSITAWELLFDRLGVPYGTKTQGGTLLIINGAGGVGSILTQIARRLTGLTIVATASRPETIAWCHEMGAHHVIDHHQPFNQALKSIGIDQVEYVAGLTATSQHLSSIAAVIAPQGRLALIDDPKSLDIVSLKRKSVSIHWELMFTRSLYHTPDMIAQHRLLNEVADLVDASILRTTLTEDAGRMSVANLKRAHALVESGRSFGKVVLSGF encoded by the coding sequence ATGAAGGCGATTGGTTATCGGATTCCACGGCCCATCGCCGCGGAGGACTCTCTCGTCGATCTTGATCTGCCGACACCGCTTCCTGGTGCGCTTGACTTGCGCGTGGCGGTTAAAGCCGTCTCAGTCAATCCCGCCGACGTCAAGAGCAGGGCTAGCGCGGTACCTCCTAAAGGTGAAGCGCGGGTTCTTGGCTTCGACGCAGCCGGTGTGGTGGATTCGGTCGGATCAGGTGTGACGCTGTTCCAGCCGGGCGATGAGGTATTCTATGCCGGGGCAATCGATCGACCGGGGACAAACTGCGAATTGCATCTGGTCGATGAACGCATCGCAGGACGCAAACCGACAACGCTTTCCTTCAGCCAAGCCGCCGCGTTGCCTCTCACATCGATAACAGCGTGGGAATTGCTGTTCGATCGTCTGGGAGTACCTTATGGCACCAAGACGCAGGGCGGAACTCTACTGATAATCAACGGAGCAGGCGGCGTCGGATCAATCCTGACCCAGATCGCGCGCCGGTTAACGGGGCTAACAATTGTAGCGACAGCATCTCGTCCCGAAACCATCGCTTGGTGCCACGAGATGGGTGCACACCATGTGATTGATCACCACCAGCCCTTCAATCAAGCTCTGAAGAGCATTGGTATCGATCAGGTTGAATATGTCGCAGGTCTGACCGCAACAAGTCAGCATCTCTCGTCAATCGCAGCGGTTATCGCTCCTCAGGGCAGATTGGCGCTGATCGACGATCCCAAGTCACTTGACATCGTTAGCCTCAAGCGAAAATCCGTCTCGATTCATTGGGAGCTGATGTTTACTCGGTCTCTGTATCACACGCCGGATATGATCGCGCAGCACCGGCTCCTGAATGAGGTCGCAGACCTCGTCGATGCAAGCATCCTTCGGACGACACTGACCGAAGATGCTGGACGAATGAGTGTCGCCAATCTCAAGCGGGCTCACGCTCTGGTCGAGAGCGGTCGTTCGTTCGGAAAAGTTGTGTTGTCGGGTTTTTAA